The segment GAAGTAGCCGACTTCTTCCTCCGTCGGGCGTCGCGAAAGTGCTGCAAGGTAAACTGTTTCAATCGCTGTTTCGGTGTCGGGGGACAGACCTGCGATGTGCGCTGACGAAAACGACTCGTCGCCGATACGCGTGTTCACCATCTCCCCATTGAACATCAACAGTTTTTGCGTCACCGTCTCGCCCGATTGTTCGAACTCGTTTTCGCCAGGGTCGCCGTAACGCTGAACGAACTGAGTCACCTCTCCGAACTTTCTTAGCTGCACAAAAATGTGAGCACTCTCATCGATCGGACGCAGCGACGCGGCCTGTGAAATCGCGCCGGCCATCTGTTCGGGCCGCAAACGACTCATTGGAAAAACCGCCAGGCCACGTTCATGCTCGGCAGTGATCTCGTGATCGGCCACGCTCTCCAGGCGATACGCTTTTGAATTGGCAATCAGTCGAATCAGTCGGCGAAGGTCAAACTCGTGCTCGATGAAATCGTCCACCAGGATTTCCATCGCTTCCGGGAAAGGCCCGTCAAGCGGAATGTTATCAACCGGTTCCATCATCGGACGCCCTGCCATGATCGCCCACATGCGATTCACGATCGCGCGAGAGAACGGACGATTTTCCGGATGCGTCACCCAGTGAGCCAGTTGTTTCCGCAGCGGCATGCCTTCCGGACGCAACTCCGGCGACCACGGAACCGCCGGTTCGATCTCCGTTTCCTCATCGTCGTGAAGCAGTTGATATTTCCACGAAGCGTTTTCGTTTGAAATGTCCTTGATGCCGAAAAAGCTGGCTCGAGTTCCGCCGAAGAACGCCGCCAGCGAATGAAAGTCAGTTTGTTCTCCGTTGCGAGGCCCGTCTGGATCCCCGACGTAGATGTTGTCCAGAAAATCATCGTGGCACTGCAGACAATCGATCCGCATGCCAACGAACGCCCTTACCGTTCGGCCGGTCAGCAGAATCGGATCCGGTTTGTCTTCCTCGCCAGAATCCGGAATGATGTTTCGCGTGTAGAAGTTTACGGCCGGCGAATCCGTCCAGATGCCTTCGTCAGTCAGCAGCTGTTTGACCAAATAGTCATAGCGTCGATTGCTTTCGATTTGATCTGACAGCCACGCAATAAATCGGCGGCGACGGTAAAGTAGAAAGGGCCCACCTTCAACGCCGACCCACGCACGAGCCAAACGCTCGGCCATATAGTCATGCGTTCGCTTGTCATCAAGCAATCGCGAAACCCACCACGAGATTCGTTGGTCCGATGGCTGCTGTTCAAGCGTCTTCAATTCCTGAACCGAAGGAATTGTGCCGGTTAGCCCCAGCGACAACCGGCGAGCCACCAGCCAGTCGTCCGCTACGTTGGCGACTTCCAGTCCCGCGTCAGACCACTGATCATCGAAAGCGGAGTCAATCGAGCCAACGACTTCGGTCACGCTCGCGGCTCGATTCGATTTCGGTTTCCACGATTTCGGTGCCGTCAACGCCGTCGGTGAAGTCAGGAAAATCGAAAGCACTCCTCCGCTGCCCACGCAGACCAAAAGAAACAAAACGTTCTTCGCGACCAGATTCAGTCTGTTGGAATTCACGACGTTGCTTTCTCTGAAACAATTTCCTCAAAGCATAGTACACTTTGGTATCGAACAAAGTTTTGCGAAAAAATCACCAAGTTTCGAATTCTTCGACTGGTTAGCTATCCATGGAAAATCCGGGCCAGATGCTTTCAATTTCCACTTCCGCGGCTGAAGAGATCGTTGCGGAGTTGGATCTCGATTCGCTGGCGACCGATCCATTGGATATTCCCAGTCAGGGCACGCAAAGCTGGCCCTTTCGCATCGCCGGATTCTGCTCGCGGATGTGTGCAAGAATCTTTGGTATCTGCAGCACGATCTTTCTGTTGGCGCTGCTGGCGAACGTTCCCATTTTGCAACTGATCACGTTCGGCTACTTACTCGATTCGAGTGGTAGTGCCGCGCGAGGACAATCGTTCCGCAGCCAATTTTCCGGAATCCGCAAAGCCATGCACCTGGGTGGAATCATGCTTGGTGCCTGGCTGTTGATCTGGCCGGCGCGATTTGTGTCCGGGTTCTGGATGGACGCCATGATCATTGATCCGACCAGCAGTCAAACCATCGCTCTGAAGATCGCTCAATGGTTTATCACCTTCGCAACGGTGGCTCACGTTTTCGCTGCCATCATCTGTGGCGGAAAGCTGCGATACTTTTTCTGGCCGCTGATCGCGCCGTTTTCCCTGGCGATCTGGTTGGTACGCCGTTCGAGTATTACACGCAAGCTACTTTCGATCACCGTCGGCTGGATTTCGCCAAAGCTCGTTGCTGACATCTGCAACGCACAACCGATCACGGACTGGTTCCTGCCAGCGATCTTTTTGAGACGGCTGTTCACCGAGAACCTGTTCGCGACGTCTTACGATTCGGTGAAGAATTTCCTTTTCGAGCTGGAGCTTCCTCGCTACTTTATGCTCGGGCTCAAAGGCCTGTTCGGGACGCTGTGCTGGCTGGCGATCCCGACCCTGATGTTGGCGGGTTCCACCAGCGACGAACCCGGGCTGGCGGGCTTGTGTCTGTTCATCGGAATCGTGGTCTCCGTTCCCGTGTTCGCGTTGTTGCCATTCGTGCAGACGCATTTCGCGACCGATGGAAAGCTGCGTCGGTTCTTTGAGCCGCTTCAGGTGATGCGTTTGTTTTCGCGAGCACCGATGGCTCATCTGTTTAGCCTGTTTCTGATTTTGCTTTTGGCGTTGCCGCTTTTTCTGTTGAAGATTGAGCAGGTTCCGGCTGAGTTTCTCTGGTCGCTGTCGCTGCTGTTCATCGCATTCGGTTGGCCGAGTCGCATGATCGCGGGCTGGGCGGTTGGTCGCGCTGCGAAGAAAGAGAAACCTGTTCGCTGGTGGTTGCGGTATCCGATTCAGTTCTTTGCCGCGCCGGTTTCGTTGCTGTTTGCAGTTATCTTTTATCTGACGCGCTACATCAGTTGGAATGGCACGTTGAGCCTGCTGGAAAACCATGTCTTTCTACTGCCGGCACCCTTCTGGCTGTCTTAACGGTTGGCTGAGTGTTCTTCTTGTGTTGGTCAAACCGCGATACCTTCGGTGATATTTGGCCGAAAAGGCAACGTTTGGAGCGGCGAAAATCGTTTCTGGCAACATTTGGAATTGCTCGAAACCTCCTGAGAAACTTTGGGTTTGATAGGGGGAGCAGCGAAAGCCGATGTCGGTCGCTCGCAAGAAACGCACTGTTGGCGCCGTTGGCGCTTCCCTCACCCCAACACGGCAGTGCGTTTCTTACGGTTGACTCGTCGACTTCACTTTCCTCGCGACTCCGTAAATCCCGAACCATTGGTACAATTGCCGTTGGAAATGGCCCCCACCCGGGACTTTGGACGCAATCAAAAGCTGTCTTTGGTGAACGCTAGGCTTTGATCTAAATTGGAGGGTCTGGCGTCAAGAATCCCTGCCCTCGGTAGCACCAAACTCTTATGAATCATATCGGCGAACTTCTTGTTGAACGCGGTCTCATATCAGACCAGCAACTGTCTCAAATCGATCCCTCGAGAGAACTCGATGGCGAATCGTTGTTGTCCGAGCTGGATCGGAAGAAGTATGTCGATCGGCATGCTGCTTACGATGCGATGGCCGAAGAGTTCGGCGTCGAGTTCATTGATCTGGCAAACACCGAAGTCGATTTGACGCTGTTGGAAACGTTTCCGCAAAAAGTCATCTATCGCCAAATTATCTTTCCCGTTCGCAAAGAGAACGGGACGCTGATCGTCGCGACGGCAGATCCGTCGGACTATTATCCGCTGGACGAAGTTAGCGCTGCGACGGGATTGGTCGTCGAGCCGGTTCTGGCTGAGAAGTCTGAAATCGCCAAGCTGATCAAGACGCATCTTGGTGTCGGTGGCGAGACGATCGAGGGATTGGTAAAGCAAAAAATCGAAGACGGCGTCGAGCTTCTCGAAGACATCGAAACCGATGGTAGCGAACTTTCGGAGATGGCTCAGGAAGCCAGCGTGATCCGGTTGGTGAACGAAATTCTGCTTGAAGCGATCGAGTCGCGGACGAGCGACGTGCACATCGAATCCCAGCAGGATCAAATCGTGATCCGCTACCGCATCGACGGGATGCTGCATACTCAGCCGATTCCTCCGGAAATCAATCACTTTCGCGCCGCGATCATCAGCCGCCTGAAAATTATGGCTCGGTTGAACATCGCGGAGAAGCGACTTCCGCAAGACGGCCGAATCAAACTGAAAGTCAAAGGTCGCGAGATCGATGTTCGTGTCTCGGTGATTCCGATGATTCACGGCGAGAGTCTGGTCATGCGTATTCTTGACAAAGGCGCGATGGTGTTCGAGCTGCAGAGCCTCGGGATGGCTCCGGATACCTACGCCACGTTCAGTGAGCTGATCAAGATTCCGCACGGTATCGTGTTGGTTACCGGGCCAACGGGTTCTGGTAAAACGACGACGCTCTATAGTTCGCTGATCGAAATCAATGACGCGTCGACGAAAATTATTACGACCGAAGACCCGGTTGAGTATCAGCTGGCCGGCATCAACCAGATTCAGGTGCACTCAAAGATCGGTCTCACGTTCGCCGCGTCACTGCGAAGTATTTTGCGTCATGACCCGGACGTCGTGCTCGTCGGTGAAATTCGTGACCTCGAAACAGCCGAAAATGCGATTCAGGCTTCGCTGACCGGTCACCTTGTATTTAGTACGCTGCACACGAATGACGCGGCCGGTGCGTTTACGCGTATGTGTGATATGGGCGTCGAGCCATTCCTTGTGGCGAGTACCGTTGAAGCCGTGATGGCTCAGCGACTAGTTCGACGGCTTTGTCGGAACTGTCGTCGTCAGGTGGATCCGTCAAAGATCGATCTGCCGAAGGATTTCCCGGTCGATCAGCTGCAAGGTTCGCTTTATGAACCAGCCGGTTGCCGCGAATGTCGCAACGTTGGTTACTCGGGTCGAATGGGTGTCTATGAGCTTCTGGTTACGACTGAAGCTGTCCGCGAATTGGCTCAGGAACGTGCCAGTACATGGGAGATCAAGAAAGCCTGTCTTGCTGGCGGAATGAAAACGCTGCGAGACGACGGTTGGCGAAAGGTGATCGCTGGCGATACTTCTGTTGAGGAGATTCTTCGAATCACAAAAGGAGACCGACTCGGGTAGTCGTTCGTCATTCGCAATGACGTCGAATCCGCATTCGCAATATCATGCCAGACTTTACTTATATAGCACGCGACACGTCAGGAGCCAAAATCGAGGGCTCGATGACGGCGAATTCCGAGGCGGACGTGATTTCACGGCTGACCAGCGATTCGCTGTTTCCTGTTAGCGTGACCGATGCCGCGGCCAGCACGAAGAAGTCGCTGGAGATGAATTTTGAGTTTGGCGGCAAGCCCAACGATCAGAAGATGGCGACGTTCTATTCGCAGCTGGCGTCGCTGTTGGAAAACGGCGTGCCTCTGATTCGCTCGTTGAATCTGCTGAAAGAGCAGGCCAAAAACAAAAAGCTGAAAGAAGCGCTCAACGATGTCGTTGCCCGAGTCGAAGACGGCGAAGAGCTGTCGGACTGCTTCCGCCGCCACGATTCGATCTTCAGCGACATGGCGATCAATATGTCGCGAGCCGGTGCTGAAGGTGGCTTCCTGGAAGACGCGCTCGATCGAGTCGGAACGTTCACAGAACAGCAGGCTGACCTGAAAGCCAAAACTGTCGGGGCGATGATCTATCCGATGATTCTGGCTTCGATGGGATCGCTGATCGTCTCCGTTCTGGTGATCTTCTTCGTTCCCAAGTTCGCGATGGTTTTCGAATCGTTGCGAGCCGAAGGCGAATTGCCAGCGGTAACCGAATGGTTGCTGTGGTTCAGTGATACGCTGCGAAATTACGGGCTGATCATCGTGCTGGTAGTCGGAGTTCTGTTTGCGGTCATTCGCAGCCAACTTGCGACCGAAGCCGGAAAGATGTTTGTCGATCGCGTCAAACTCAAGATTCCTTTGGTCGGCCCAATCCTGCTCAGTCTAGCCGTGGCCCGTTTTTGCCGCGTCTTGGGTACGCTGATGAAGAACGGTGTACCGATTTTGCGCGGTCTGGAAATTAGCCGTGAAGCTGCCGGCAATCGCGTCCTTTCGCTGGCGATCGAAAAGGCCGGCGAAAATGTGACCAGCGGCGAGACGTTGTCCAAGCCGTTGGAGAAATCGGGACATTTTCCGATCGAAGTCACCGAAATGATTAGTGTCGCGGAAGAATCAAACACGCTGGACACGGTTCTGATTACGATTTCCGATCAGCTTGAGAAACAGACGATGCGGCGGCTGGATGTTGCCGTAAAACTGATCGAGCCGTTCATGCTTTTGATCATGGCGATCGTCGTTCTTTTTGTCGTCGTTGCGTTGCTGCTACCGATCATGAAAATGGGCCAAACCGTTGGTTGATGTCGCTGGCTGGATTCCGTCTGGCTGACGTTGATGAACACTTTCCTTGAAACAAAATACAAACTTAACTATCAGGAGTAGATGAAATGAAATTCAAGACCATGGTGCGTCAAGCACACCGTCGCGGTAACCGCAAAGGTTTCACGCTTTTGGAACTGTTGCTCGTGATGGCGATCCTCGTCGTGCTCGCCGGCCTCGGAACCGTTGCCTACACCCGTCTGGGAACGGCTTCGAACATCAAGGCTTGCAAGG is part of the Mariniblastus fucicola genome and harbors:
- a CDS encoding DUF1553 domain-containing protein: MNSNRLNLVAKNVLFLLVCVGSGGVLSIFLTSPTALTAPKSWKPKSNRAASVTEVVGSIDSAFDDQWSDAGLEVANVADDWLVARRLSLGLTGTIPSVQELKTLEQQPSDQRISWWVSRLLDDKRTHDYMAERLARAWVGVEGGPFLLYRRRRFIAWLSDQIESNRRYDYLVKQLLTDEGIWTDSPAVNFYTRNIIPDSGEEDKPDPILLTGRTVRAFVGMRIDCLQCHDDFLDNIYVGDPDGPRNGEQTDFHSLAAFFGGTRASFFGIKDISNENASWKYQLLHDDEETEIEPAVPWSPELRPEGMPLRKQLAHWVTHPENRPFSRAIVNRMWAIMAGRPMMEPVDNIPLDGPFPEAMEILVDDFIEHEFDLRRLIRLIANSKAYRLESVADHEITAEHERGLAVFPMSRLRPEQMAGAISQAASLRPIDESAHIFVQLRKFGEVTQFVQRYGDPGENEFEQSGETVTQKLLMFNGEMVNTRIGDESFSSAHIAGLSPDTETAIETVYLAALSRRPTEEEVGYFLQRFEEHGQRERGVMQLYWSLINSLEFGWNH
- a CDS encoding GspE/PulE family protein, whose translation is MNHIGELLVERGLISDQQLSQIDPSRELDGESLLSELDRKKYVDRHAAYDAMAEEFGVEFIDLANTEVDLTLLETFPQKVIYRQIIFPVRKENGTLIVATADPSDYYPLDEVSAATGLVVEPVLAEKSEIAKLIKTHLGVGGETIEGLVKQKIEDGVELLEDIETDGSELSEMAQEASVIRLVNEILLEAIESRTSDVHIESQQDQIVIRYRIDGMLHTQPIPPEINHFRAAIISRLKIMARLNIAEKRLPQDGRIKLKVKGREIDVRVSVIPMIHGESLVMRILDKGAMVFELQSLGMAPDTYATFSELIKIPHGIVLVTGPTGSGKTTTLYSSLIEINDASTKIITTEDPVEYQLAGINQIQVHSKIGLTFAASLRSILRHDPDVVLVGEIRDLETAENAIQASLTGHLVFSTLHTNDAAGAFTRMCDMGVEPFLVASTVEAVMAQRLVRRLCRNCRRQVDPSKIDLPKDFPVDQLQGSLYEPAGCRECRNVGYSGRMGVYELLVTTEAVRELAQERASTWEIKKACLAGGMKTLRDDGWRKVIAGDTSVEEILRITKGDRLG
- a CDS encoding type II secretion system F family protein; amino-acid sequence: MPDFTYIARDTSGAKIEGSMTANSEADVISRLTSDSLFPVSVTDAAASTKKSLEMNFEFGGKPNDQKMATFYSQLASLLENGVPLIRSLNLLKEQAKNKKLKEALNDVVARVEDGEELSDCFRRHDSIFSDMAINMSRAGAEGGFLEDALDRVGTFTEQQADLKAKTVGAMIYPMILASMGSLIVSVLVIFFVPKFAMVFESLRAEGELPAVTEWLLWFSDTLRNYGLIIVLVVGVLFAVIRSQLATEAGKMFVDRVKLKIPLVGPILLSLAVARFCRVLGTLMKNGVPILRGLEISREAAGNRVLSLAIEKAGENVTSGETLSKPLEKSGHFPIEVTEMISVAEESNTLDTVLITISDQLEKQTMRRLDVAVKLIEPFMLLIMAIVVLFVVVALLLPIMKMGQTVG